Below is a genomic region from Persicimonas caeni.
GTTGAAAGTCCCCGCCTGGTTGAACTGCAGACAATAACTCTCGCCCTGGGCGATATTGCCCGAGTCGAACAGGTCGCCGGCGTCGGCGTCACCCGAGCGTCCACTGGTCACCGTGTGCGGGATCGCCGAGGTCTCGTCGTTGTCCCAGCGAACCACGTCACCCGCTGCGATGGTAAAGGTGGCCGGGTCGTAGGCGATATTGACCATGCTCACCACCTGGTCGGCCTGCACGGTGGCACAGTCGACCTCGACGACGGCCGAGACGGTGGCGTCAGCGTCATCGCCAACGTCTTCAGCCACATCTTCTTCGACATCTTCAGCCACATCTTCTTCGACGTCTTCAGCCACGTCCTCAGCAGCATCTTCGGCGACATCTTCGGCCGCATCGGCCGGCGCATCTTCGGCCACGTCTTCGACGACATCCTCAACCACGTCCGCCGTGCCGACATCCGGGGGCAGATCATCGTCGTCATCGTCGTCGCAGCCCACCACGACCAGAGACAGTGACATCAACACGGCCACACACAACTTCCATCGTTTCCATTCGAGCATTTGGTATCTCCCAATCGAATCGTCATGAACCCCCGAGCAGACTTCATCGACTCGCCCGACACAGAGATGCCGGCCAATACCAACCGCTGGGATCAGGTCAGTGAAACACTCTCGACTTCATTTGTAACGGCTCAGCCAGACAGTAGGCACACGACGCACCGCGTCAAGGGGGCGAGCGCAGGGAAGCCCGTGCCGTGGTTGACATTCCGAGGCCCGGATCCTTATTCTGCCTTAACCTACGCGGGCCCAGAAATTGTCCCGCCCCCGATTGTGCTTTCCACATCGCGAGGTCCACCCGTGGCATCCGACGCAAAACCAACTTTTCACCGCGGCGTGGCGCTGATGCTGTGCGAGAATGAGGCGATCTTGGAGGAGACGATGGTCTCCATCGATACCACCGAGCTCGACATTCAACGCATCGGCGGTCGCGCCATTGTCGCACCGGCATACCAGTTGGAGGCAATCCGCGAGGCCCTTCAGCAACGTGGCACATTTCCCAAAGTCGTTGGCGATATCGTCACTGAAGAGCTGCTTGCAGCCCAAGCCGCCCAAGAAGACGAAGAAGCCGAGACGTCCGAGCAGCAGGAGGACGAGTGAGAGGTCAGCGTTCAGACAGGTCGCGTGGTTCGGGAGGAGGTCCTCTCGAGTCAGAGGAACTCGTAGCACTCTTCGAGCGCGGCTACAGCCTGTCATCGAAGCGCTTTCTCGCCGAGACCTGGGGACTCTCGCCGGAAAGTGAAGGCATTCAAGTCGCCGGCCACGTCAACTCCAAAGACGTCGTCGACGAGCGCCTCGCCCAGGTCAACAAACTGCAGCGGGTGATCTTGAGCCAGGTCGCCGCCAGCGGCGGACGCATGCGCGGGGAGAACCTGCGACGCGACCTGTTGCTGCGCGGCTTCGGCGACACCGACGAGGTGCTGCGCGAGCTGGTCGAGCAGGCTCTGCTCATCCCGTTGCCCAACCCCGGCGAGAGCGAGCTGGATATCGAGGGACTCCTCGACCAGGACTCCTTTTTGCAGCGTGACCTCGCCGTGGTCGTGCCCCTCAAAGATCAGCTAACCGAGGAGGCCGAGAAGCTCGGCCCCGAGGCGATCGAGGCGTGGTCGGGCGAGATCTCGACGACCCAGCACAACACCCTCGAGGGGCTCGAGCTCAACCTGCTCCACTTTGCCTCGCTGCTCCAGCAGGAGAACCTGCGCCTGAACATCGACGGCACGCCCAACCGGCGAAGCCTGGTGCGCTTTGGCCGCGGGATCACCTTCCCCGGCGAATCGGGCGAGGCGGCCGACGACCTCGATCTCAACGACGCGGTCCAGCTCGACTACCTGACCTTTTTGTTGGCGCTGAGCCTCGAGCTCGACTTCGTCGACAAACAGGACCAGTCGATCACGGGCAAGCAGGGACCGGTCGAAGAGTTCTTTTGCGCCGATCCCGACGGGCGCAACCGCATGCTATCGAGCGCGTTCCGCGGGCTGAAATACTGGAGCGAGGTCGAGAGCCTCTCTCTGACGCGCGCAGGTGGGCCGGCCGACTCCGAGGAGCACTTCTCGCAGTTCGAGCCCACCGGCGAACCCTTTATCGGAGCGCGCGGCTACGTGCTCTCGGTGCTCAAGCGCGCTCGACTGGGCCAATGGACCCCGGTCGAGGCGATGATCGACCTGTGCGCACAGCTCGACAAGAGCTATCTGCCGCGGGCGCTGAGCAAGACCGAGCCGCCCGTCGAGCCGCGACGCTATATCGAAGCGGTGCTCCGACGCGGCCTGATCTGGCTGGGCGTCATCGAATTTGGTGAGAGTGACGACGGCGTCGAGATGATGCGGGTGACCCCGCGCGGCGCGAAGTTGCTGGGCGTCAAAATCGAGCGCGAGGAGACCGACGCCGGTCCCCCTCCGTCCGAATGCATGGTCGTCCAGCCCAACTTCGAGGTGATGCTCTTCCTCGATCCGGCGCCCCTGGAGATCGTCTACCGACTCTACCAGGTCGGCCAGCGCGAGAAGCTCTCCGAGCGCGTGGCCAACTTCAAGTTGACCGCCGAGACCGTCCAGCGCGGTCTAGGGATGGGATTGAGCGCCGACGAGATCGTGGAGACGCTCAACAAGTTCAGCCACGCTCCGGTGCCCGACACCGTCGCCTTCCAGATCCGCGATTGGGAGCGCGTGCACCGCAAGCTCGAGTTGTTCGCCAACGGCGTGCTCATCCGCCATCCGGACCCCGACAAGCTTGACCTAGTGATCGGCCAGCTTCGCCACGAGCAGCGTGGCAAAGACTTCGTGTCGTATCGCCTCGGCCCCGAGTCGGCCTTTTTGCCCGACAGCAATCCGGCCGGACTCGAGCGACTCGTCGAGCAACAAGACGGCGTGCTCATCGACTATCTGGGCGACATTCCGCCCAGCCTGTACTTCGTCGATATGCTCGAGGTGATGATCGATCCGCTCGAGACCGACATCGTCACCCTGAGCGAGCTCGACAAGATCGGCACGCAGCTCGAGGACAGCACCCCGCGCTCGCGTTTTTACAAGATCGAGGTCGGCAAGAGCGCCCGTCGCTGGCCCGACAACACCCTCGATCATATCGTCAAGTTCTTGGACGCACGCACCGACGGCGGCATCCCTCCCGCTCAGGCCCTCAAGCTTCGCAGCTTGCTCGACAAGCCGCTCGAGGTCGCCATGTCGAGCGGCGTGACGGTCATCGTGCTCGAAAACGCCGAGATCGCCGATCGCTTCGCTCAAATCCCCGAGTGTGACCCGCTCATCGAGCGTCGCCTGGGCGACGTCGCCTTCTCCATCAAGAAAGGGCACGAAGACGAGCTCAACGAAATGCTCGAAGAGCTGGGGATCGAGCTGATCGAATAGACCTCATGACGACCAGTCCCGACTCAGCTTGGTACAAGCAGCTCCACTGGCAGATCTTCATCGGTCTGCTGGTGGCGCTCGTTTATGGACTGGTCGTACGTGGGGCCGTCGATCCGAGCCAATTCGAGAGCTATCGCGCTCCGTTCAGCTTCGTGGGCGAGTTGTTCATTCGCCTGCTCAAGCTGATCATCATCCCGCTGATTCTGACCAGCGTCGTCACCGGCATCCAGAGCCTCAAGGAACCCTCCGAGCTCGGTCGGCTAGGCGTGTTTACCGTCGGCTACTACCTGATGACCACCCTGCTCGCCGTCACGGTGGGCATCGGCGTGGTCAACGTGCTCCAGCCGGGCAAGGGCCTCAACCTGAGCGCCCCCGAAGACGGAGGACTCGAGCCGACACCGCTGAGCGAAGTCTTCCTGAATATCGTGCCCGAAAACCTCTTCGGAGCGTTCGCCGCCGGCGACATGCTGCCGACGATCTTCGTGGCGATCTTGACCGGCCTGGCGATCTTGGCCGCAGGCGAGCGTGCTTCGCTCATCCGTAAATTCTTCACCCAGGCCAACGATCTGGTCTTGATGGTCACCGACTGGATCATGGCCACCGCGCCGGTGGGCGTGGCGGCCTTGTTCGTGAGCACCCTGCTCGACCCAAAGCTGGGCGACTTGGCGACCTTCTTCGGCGACATGGGCATCTACATGGTGTCGGTGGTCGGCGGGCTCGCCATCCACGCGTTCGTTATCCTTCCGCTCATCCTCCTGCTCATCGCGCGCATCCAGCCGTTCTTCTATCTGAGCGCGCTCGCCCCGGCGCTCCTGACCGCCTTTTCGACCGCCTCGAGCTCGGCGACCTACCCGGTCACCCACGAGTGCGTCACCGAGCGCGCCAAAGTCGACCGCAAAGCCGCCGACTTCGTGCTGCCGCTGGGCGCGACCATCAACATGGACGGCACCGCGCTGTACGAGGCGGTCGCTGCGGTCTTTATCGCCAACGCGCTCGGCTTCGACCTGACTTTTGCCCAGCAACTCATCATCGTGTTGACCGCCACCTTGGCCGCCATCGGCGCGGCGGGTGTGCCCAGCGCGGGCCTGGTCACCATGATCATCGTGCTCGAGAGCGTCGGGCTGCCGGGCACCGGTTATGCGCTGGTGGTCGCCGTCGACCGCATCCTCGACATGTGCCGCACGTCGGTCAACGTGTGGGGTGACAGTGTGGGCGCGGCGGTCGTCGGCCGGTTCATGAGCCCCAACCGAGCAGACGTCGCCAGCGGATGACCGAGTCGTACCCGAGCGCCCTGCCCCAGCAGGCCAGTCGACGCAGGGGCGTCCGAATCAGCTTCATTCTGGCAATTTGTGTGGGGATGCTCGCCACGCTGTTTGCGGCCGGATACCTGGTGCGCACCCCGCTGGTCGTCGGACCGACGGTGCGCGCCAAGCTGACGGCGCTCGCCGAGCGCCACGACGTCAACCTTCGGATCAACACATTTCGGCCTCACGGACTGCTGGGGGTGCGCTTCGAGCAGGTCCAGTTGGTCGCCCGACGCGGCGCTTATCTGGTCGAAGCCGATCTCGACGCCGTCGACGTCACGCCCTCCTTGGCACAACTGCTCGACGGCCTTCGCGTCCACCCAAACTCCATCGACGTCGACGGCGGGCGCGTTCGCATCACACGTGCGCCGGCGTCGCCCCAACCCGAGCCCGAGCCGACGAAGCAACCTGCCAAGCCCAGCGCCTCGTCCGCGAGTAAGTCAGTCGCCCCGGCAGCCCCGGTGGCTCGCAAGACACGCGCGGTGCTCCACGATGTGTCGGTGTCGGTTCACCCCGCGCCCCTGCCGAGCACCACGCGGCCGCTTGTCTTGCACCGCGCCGAGTTCCTGCTGACGACCGGCGCCGGTTCCACGCTCGAGTTTCGCCACGGCTACGGCCAGCTGCCAGACGCGACGCCCTTCGGCATGCGGCGTTTAGCTGGCGACAATGCGGGCGCCGGGGCCGCTAACGGAGCGAGCACCTACGTGCTCGAACCCGAGCAGCCCACACGGGTCGACCGATGGGTCGCCACCGGGCTTCCGCTGGGCATGGAGGTCTCCGAGATCACGATGTGCCCGCAGTGCCAACCTGCCACCGTCGAGTTGGGCGGGCTCCAATTCGTCGGACCTGCCGGAATCTCCGCCGAGAGCCGCGCCATGCGGCTGTCGGCGAGCACCAGTGAAGTGCGCGTGAGCCTAGACGACCTTGATGTCGACACGCGGCGCACGCCTCTGCCGTACCGCCTCGAAAATTTCGAGGCCGTTCACGACAGCGAGACCAAAACGACGATTGTCCAAGGCGACGTGCGCGACGCCGACCGGGGCCTCGCCTCGTTCGCGTCGAACTGGTCGGGTCAATGGGGCGTTCTGGAGACGCGCGTTCAATTGAGCGAGTTTCAGACCGCGCCCATCTGGCCAACCCTCGGCCTCGACGACCACGCCGGCGGCGGTGTGCATAGCGGCAAGATCGAGGCGAGCTACGAGCCCTGGCTCGATCTCGTCGAGCTCGACGTCGACTTGAACACCCGCTCGATGACCCTCGACCTGCCGATGGTCACCGGTGAGCCGCTCGAGTTTGGCCGCGTCGGCCTCGAACTCGTGGCGGCGTTCCAGCCGCGTGCGCGCACCGTCAGTATCTCGTCGGGCAAGGCGGCATTGGGCGAGGCCGACCCCATCGACTTTGGCGGCTACGCCCTCGACGCCGGGCGCGGGTGGGTCTTCGAGACCTTCGCGCTCGCCGAAGATCTGCACCCGCAGCGGCTGCGAGACGGCCTGCCGCCGAGCCTCGCCAAATTGGCACGCGGCACGGAGTTCGACGGCGAGTTCGGCTTCGGCATCTACAGCGCCGGGCACACAGCCTTCCCCGAGAGCATCGAGCTGACGGTCGACTTTAGCGGCGAGGTCGAGGTCAAAGGTGACTCGAGCCACGCCGACGTCCTCGCCCTTGCCGCCGACGGTCCGCCGTCGATCGATCTGCCGGGCACCCTGGCCCGTAACGTCGAGCTGGACCGCTGGGTCGATTACGACACCCTGCCCGAGCACGTCCCGCAGGTGCTCACCGCCGCCGAGGACGCCAAATTCTTCAGCCACGACGGCTTCGACTGGCGAGGGCTTCGCCGCGCGCTCGTCCACAACGTCAAAGAAGGCGGCATCGTGCGCGGCGGCAGCACACTGAGCCAGCAACTCTCCAAGAACCTCTTTCTGGACCACGAGCGCACGCTCGCCCGCAAGCTCCAGGAGGCCTACGTCACCTGGCGCCTCGAATCCGAGTTGAGCAAAAAGCGCATCCTCGAGTTGTACATGAATATGGTCGAGTGGGGCCCGAACCTGCGTGGTCTCAAGCAAGCCGCCCGGCGCTATTTCGACATCCCGCCCGAGGAGTTGAGCGTGCCGCAGGTGGCGCTGTTGGCCTCGGTGCTTCCGGGCCCGTCGCTCTTCGGCCAGCAAGTTTTGTCAGGGTACCTGCCGTCGTCGCGCGTCGAGAAGATCGAGCATATCTTGTCGAACCTGCGCTTCTTGAAGGTCATCTCGGGCCGCGAGTACCGCAAGATGTACGCAGGTGCCCAACGGGGCGAGATTGGCGGGCTCGAATTGCAGGTGTGCGACGATGATGGCAAGGCGCCGGAGGGCACGCCGGAGTGCCCTTGAGCACGCGCCTCACCGAGCCTGCAACCGCACACGCACCAGCAAATCGTGCAGGCGCTCTTTGGCGTCGGCCTCGGGCGTCTCGCGCAGCTCACTCGCCTCGTGTTCCTTCTCGAGACGCTCGATGAGTTCGAGCACGTAGTCGCGGTGCTTGTCGATGCTCGACGGGTCGAGCTGCATCTTCTCGGTGCCCGCCTGCTTGGCCTCGATCAGGTCGAGCAAGTCGGGGCGGTTGTACTTGGCGGCGAGCGTCGTCAGGTCGGTCTCGACCTCGCCGGTACGCATCAGGTGAATGCCGGAGAAGCAGCCGCGATAGGCGTACAACAGCGCCTTGAGGCGCCGACTCTCCTCGAACCCCTCCCAGCGCGAGCGAGCAAACCCCAGATAGTGGTGGGCGTGGTGGCGAGTGATGCAGTCGCCGGCGATCTCTTTGAGCTCGTCGAACGCGTCGCCGCCCTCGATGAGGTGCGGCGAAAAGACCTGCTCGAGCACCATCGCGTTCTTGTTGAGCAGCAGCTCGATGAACTTCTTGAGGTCGTGCGTGACCACGTCGAGCTCCCGGCCCTCCAGGTCGTGCATGACGTCGACCGTATCACGCCTCGCCCGCAACCCCACGACATCCTCGAGCGGCAGCACATGTGCCCCGCGCACGTCATAATCCGAGTCTCCCGACGGAAACCCGTACATATGCGCTCCGCTCAACACCGCGAAGAAGATCGGATACGGATGCTCGTCAACTTGCCGCTCCAACCAACCGAAATCATATGACTTTTGCATGGGGAGTCTCTTAGGGTTGCTTAGGGTTACTTAGGGTTGCTTAGGGTTACTTAGGGTTACTTAGTACTACTTGGTCACTTTCGGTGAACCCGCCCTGGAGCGGCCCAGAACCACGATCGCTTCGGCGTCATTCTTCCATGATGCGCACCGGCATCGCTGTCAGAATGCCTTCTCGCGCTCGTGGCCCTGGTCTCGCTCAGGTGCGGGCCACGAAATTGACCAAGTAGTATTAGGGTTACTTAGGGTTACTTAGGGTTACTTAGGGTTACTTAGTCTCCCATCCATCGACGGCCCACCGCCTCGCCTCAACAAGATAATCATTCGCGCGCTCGTAATCAGGTCGTTCGGGCAAATCGGTCGCCTCGAACACCTCGTCGAAGCGCTTGTGCAGGTCCAGTCGCCACTTGTCGACCTCCGGCCAGGGCATCTCGCCGTCTTTGATGGCGATCAAGCGCCCGCGCCACTGCTCGACGTCGACCGGCACGAAGCCCTCCTCGAGGATGGTGATCCCCGAGATGAGCAGCCGGATCAGGTGCATGGCGTGCTTGGTCTTGATCTCGCTGGTCTTCTCGAAGCGCCGGTTGAGCTTCTTGAACTGCGAGAGCACGTAGCGGTTGTAGGTCTGGTAGACGAGCTGCGACAAGAAGATATGCCGCATGTCCAACAGCTCCTGGGCCACCGGATGCACGTGCTCGACGACCGGCGTGTACAGGCACTCCAAGATATTCGGGTTGGCCTTGAGCGCGAGGCGCAAAAACTTCTGCAGCTCCCAGTACACCTCGTCGGTCGCCTTGTCCTCGAGCTGCTCGGGCACGCCGTAGAGCGACCAGTGCAGCCTGGCCGGCGGCAGGTAGATGCCGCGCCGGTCGACGTCCGACTCCTCGTGAGCCAGCCCGTAGGCCTCCGAGCCGACGATGCACCGGTAGATGACTGTGCGCCGCAGGCTGTCTTCGCCCTCGGGATGCTCGGCCTGCTCCCAGTCGGGCCGGTGGAAGTGGCTCAAGATGGCCAGATCGTCGCGTGCGACGGTCGCCTCGGCCCCGTCGGTAAAGCGAATTCGGTAGTCGCCGCCCTTCTCGTGCGGGTTACGCACGACTTGAGCGACCGCGCCCTCGGGGCGCTCGCGCGGGCCGGCCTTCGTGGGCGTCCTCAAGACGACCTTCGTGCCGACGGGCAAGATTTTGTGGACGTTTTGCATAATAAAACCTCACTCACGCAAGGTAGCGGCGACGACCACGACCAACAAGGCCGCCAACCCCGCGGCTCCCCAGAAGACGCCCTCATAGCTCCATGCGGCGTACAAGACCCCGGCGGCGACCGGCCCGGTGGTCTGACCGATGCGGTAGACCGTGCCGTTGAGCGCCATGAATGCGCCGCGGTACTCGATGGGGGCGAGCCCGGCCAACAAGGTCTGCACCGACGGGATGTTTAGGCCCTGGGCGGCGCCGTACACCAGCGACGGCACGACCATCCACCACGCCGAGGGCATATACGGGAGCATCGCCATGGCGGCGACGTAGAGCACGATGGAGGCGTAGATGAGCCCCGTGGCGCTGAACCGGCGAGTGAGCGCCTCGAGGTTCGCGCTGACCAAGAAGGTCGTGATCGACGCCGACGAAATCACCAGGCCGATGGCGAACGAGTCGATGGCGAAGCGGTCGTCGAGCAACAGCGGCACGAAGGTCAGGTACGGGCCGAACAAGATGGCAAAGACGGCAAAGCTGACCAAGAAGATGCCCACCACCTGCCGGTTCTTCAGCCCGCGGGTGACCTGAGCCAGGTACTCTTTGAAGTGGGCGTTGACCTCCGGCTCGGGGTTGTCGAGGCGAAACAGCACGAAGAGCCCCACCGGAATGGCCACGATGGGCAGCGCGAACGGGTAGTGCCAGCCGAGCATGGCCAGCGCGCCGCCGATGGCGGGGTAGGCGGCGGTGCCGATGCTCAAGACGCTCGCGTTATAGCCCATCGCCGCGGTGCGCTCGTTGCCCGCGAAGATGTCTCCGATCAGCGTCAGGTTGAGCGCGCCCAAGGACGCCGCGCCCATCCCCTGCAAGAGCCGAAGCCCGAGCAACAACTCGAAGTCGCGCGCGAACGCGCACGCCGTTCCGGCCACGCCGAACAAAAAGAGCGACGGCACCAGGATGCGCTTGCGGCCGATGCGGTCGGACAAGAAGCCCAGAACGGGCGTCAGAATAACCCCGGAGAGGTAGTAGAAGGTGATCAGCAGCCCGGTC
It encodes:
- a CDS encoding helicase-associated domain-containing protein, whose amino-acid sequence is MRGQRSDRSRGSGGGPLESEELVALFERGYSLSSKRFLAETWGLSPESEGIQVAGHVNSKDVVDERLAQVNKLQRVILSQVAASGGRMRGENLRRDLLLRGFGDTDEVLRELVEQALLIPLPNPGESELDIEGLLDQDSFLQRDLAVVVPLKDQLTEEAEKLGPEAIEAWSGEISTTQHNTLEGLELNLLHFASLLQQENLRLNIDGTPNRRSLVRFGRGITFPGESGEAADDLDLNDAVQLDYLTFLLALSLELDFVDKQDQSITGKQGPVEEFFCADPDGRNRMLSSAFRGLKYWSEVESLSLTRAGGPADSEEHFSQFEPTGEPFIGARGYVLSVLKRARLGQWTPVEAMIDLCAQLDKSYLPRALSKTEPPVEPRRYIEAVLRRGLIWLGVIEFGESDDGVEMMRVTPRGAKLLGVKIEREETDAGPPPSECMVVQPNFEVMLFLDPAPLEIVYRLYQVGQREKLSERVANFKLTAETVQRGLGMGLSADEIVETLNKFSHAPVPDTVAFQIRDWERVHRKLELFANGVLIRHPDPDKLDLVIGQLRHEQRGKDFVSYRLGPESAFLPDSNPAGLERLVEQQDGVLIDYLGDIPPSLYFVDMLEVMIDPLETDIVTLSELDKIGTQLEDSTPRSRFYKIEVGKSARRWPDNTLDHIVKFLDARTDGGIPPAQALKLRSLLDKPLEVAMSSGVTVIVLENAEIADRFAQIPECDPLIERRLGDVAFSIKKGHEDELNEMLEELGIELIE
- a CDS encoding nucleotidyltransferase domain-containing protein, whose amino-acid sequence is MQKSYDFGWLERQVDEHPYPIFFAVLSGAHMYGFPSGDSDYDVRGAHVLPLEDVVGLRARRDTVDVMHDLEGRELDVVTHDLKKFIELLLNKNAMVLEQVFSPHLIEGGDAFDELKEIAGDCITRHHAHHYLGFARSRWEGFEESRRLKALLYAYRGCFSGIHLMRTGEVETDLTTLAAKYNRPDLLDLIEAKQAGTEKMQLDPSSIDKHRDYVLELIERLEKEHEASELRETPEADAKERLHDLLVRVRLQAR
- a CDS encoding MFS transporter; translated protein: MTREAKPAGRRVLKDPRLHIIFGITLSAVMGVSSITPVFPKVAEALDVAPEQTGLLITFYYLSGVILTPVLGFLSDRIGRKRILVPSLFLFGVAGTACAFARDFELLLGLRLLQGMGAASLGALNLTLIGDIFAGNERTAAMGYNASVLSIGTAAYPAIGGALAMLGWHYPFALPIVAIPVGLFVLFRLDNPEPEVNAHFKEYLAQVTRGLKNRQVVGIFLVSFAVFAILFGPYLTFVPLLLDDRFAIDSFAIGLVISSASITTFLVSANLEALTRRFSATGLIYASIVLYVAAMAMLPYMPSAWWMVVPSLVYGAAQGLNIPSVQTLLAGLAPIEYRGAFMALNGTVYRIGQTTGPVAAGVLYAAWSYEGVFWGAAGLAALLVVVVAATLRE
- a CDS encoding cupredoxin domain-containing protein encodes the protein MLEWKRWKLCVAVLMSLSLVVVGCDDDDDDDLPPDVGTADVVEDVVEDVAEDAPADAAEDVAEDAAEDVAEDVEEDVAEDVEEDVAEDVGDDADATVSAVVEVDCATVQADQVVSMVNIAYDPATFTIAAGDVVRWDNDETSAIPHTVTSGRSGDADAGDLFDSGNIAQGESYCLQFNQAGTFNYYCTIHPTQMNDGVATVQ
- a CDS encoding dicarboxylate/amino acid:cation symporter, which codes for MTTSPDSAWYKQLHWQIFIGLLVALVYGLVVRGAVDPSQFESYRAPFSFVGELFIRLLKLIIIPLILTSVVTGIQSLKEPSELGRLGVFTVGYYLMTTLLAVTVGIGVVNVLQPGKGLNLSAPEDGGLEPTPLSEVFLNIVPENLFGAFAAGDMLPTIFVAILTGLAILAAGERASLIRKFFTQANDLVLMVTDWIMATAPVGVAALFVSTLLDPKLGDLATFFGDMGIYMVSVVGGLAIHAFVILPLILLLIARIQPFFYLSALAPALLTAFSTASSSATYPVTHECVTERAKVDRKAADFVLPLGATINMDGTALYEAVAAVFIANALGFDLTFAQQLIIVLTATLAAIGAAGVPSAGLVTMIIVLESVGLPGTGYALVVAVDRILDMCRTSVNVWGDSVGAAVVGRFMSPNRADVASG
- a CDS encoding biosynthetic peptidoglycan transglycosylase, coding for MTESYPSALPQQASRRRGVRISFILAICVGMLATLFAAGYLVRTPLVVGPTVRAKLTALAERHDVNLRINTFRPHGLLGVRFEQVQLVARRGAYLVEADLDAVDVTPSLAQLLDGLRVHPNSIDVDGGRVRITRAPASPQPEPEPTKQPAKPSASSASKSVAPAAPVARKTRAVLHDVSVSVHPAPLPSTTRPLVLHRAEFLLTTGAGSTLEFRHGYGQLPDATPFGMRRLAGDNAGAGAANGASTYVLEPEQPTRVDRWVATGLPLGMEVSEITMCPQCQPATVELGGLQFVGPAGISAESRAMRLSASTSEVRVSLDDLDVDTRRTPLPYRLENFEAVHDSETKTTIVQGDVRDADRGLASFASNWSGQWGVLETRVQLSEFQTAPIWPTLGLDDHAGGGVHSGKIEASYEPWLDLVELDVDLNTRSMTLDLPMVTGEPLEFGRVGLELVAAFQPRARTVSISSGKAALGEADPIDFGGYALDAGRGWVFETFALAEDLHPQRLRDGLPPSLAKLARGTEFDGEFGFGIYSAGHTAFPESIELTVDFSGEVEVKGDSSHADVLALAADGPPSIDLPGTLARNVELDRWVDYDTLPEHVPQVLTAAEDAKFFSHDGFDWRGLRRALVHNVKEGGIVRGGSTLSQQLSKNLFLDHERTLARKLQEAYVTWRLESELSKKRILELYMNMVEWGPNLRGLKQAARRYFDIPPEELSVPQVALLASVLPGPSLFGQQVLSGYLPSSRVEKIEHILSNLRFLKVISGREYRKMYAGAQRGEIGGLELQVCDDDGKAPEGTPECP
- a CDS encoding nucleotidyltransferase domain-containing protein, which encodes MQNVHKILPVGTKVVLRTPTKAGPRERPEGAVAQVVRNPHEKGGDYRIRFTDGAEATVARDDLAILSHFHRPDWEQAEHPEGEDSLRRTVIYRCIVGSEAYGLAHEESDVDRRGIYLPPARLHWSLYGVPEQLEDKATDEVYWELQKFLRLALKANPNILECLYTPVVEHVHPVAQELLDMRHIFLSQLVYQTYNRYVLSQFKKLNRRFEKTSEIKTKHAMHLIRLLISGITILEEGFVPVDVEQWRGRLIAIKDGEMPWPEVDKWRLDLHKRFDEVFEATDLPERPDYERANDYLVEARRWAVDGWETK